The sequence below is a genomic window from Dehalococcoidales bacterium.
CCATGGAAGGATGGAAATTGGTGATGCTATACACAAACAGATTGGTGAGCTAGCTATTCTTGCCGGGGAATTTGTTAACATTCCTTCTCTGAATTTAGCCGAGAAGTTGGCTACAATTACGCCAGGAAACCTGACGAAGGTATCATTTTGTAGTTCCGGGTCTGAAGCGGTAGAGACAGGAATGAAGATAGCGAGACAGTATCATGTACTCAATGGTGAGCCAAGACGACATAAGGTCATAACTAGAAGGGGTTCATATCACGGAGCAACATGGGGTTGTATGAGCGTCACGGGAGTCTATAGGAACGTGTTTTCGTACTTTGAGCCCATGGTTCCGATGGCAATAAGAGTAGCTCATCCGTATTGCTACCGTTGCTCTTACGGACTGCGATATCCCCATTGCGATCTCCAGTGTGCTAGAGAAATAGAGCGCGTTATTGTTAACGAGTCTCCAGACAATATATCTGCGGTGCTTGGCGAACCAATTTCACACTCATGTTATGTCGCAGTTCCTCCGCCTGAATACTGGCCTATGGTGCGCTCCATTTGCGATAAGTATGGAGTGCTTCTTGTTAATGACTGTGTTCTTACTGGCTTTGGACGTACTGGTAAGTGGTTTGCTTGCGAGCACTGGGACTACGTTCCTGACGTAATATGTTTCGCTAAGGGTATCACTAGCGGCTATACGCCTGCCGGAGGAGCAATAACAACCTCTGAGATAGCTGAAAAAGTCGAGAGCGGTCCTCACATTGGTCTCGTTAATATAAACACATGGGGTGGAAATGCTCCTTCGGCCGCAGGAGCTCTTGCGAATATCGCTATTCTGGAACGTGAGCAACTGATAGAGAACTCAGCTAAGATGGGGGAATATTTACTGGAGGGACTTAGAGATCGACTTCTAAAGTATCCGATAGTCGGTGACGTTCGGGGAATGGGGTTGATGGTTGGTATTGAGACGGTAGCAGATAGAAAAACCAAGGCATTTTTCGAACCAGAAGTGAAAATTGTTGACAGAACTTTTAAGAAATTGGAAGATAATGGCTTGTTATGCCGGGAGTTTGAATCAACTATTCTTTTAACACCACCATTGTGTATTTCTAAAAGCGATATTGACGAGATAATTACCATATTGGA
It includes:
- a CDS encoding aspartate aminotransferase family protein translates to MRDINDIEEMRRKIFKHMFVQYRSAAWLREPGHLKIFEKGEGVRITDVTGKTYIDGAAGWQYGLVGHGRMEIGDAIHKQIGELAILAGEFVNIPSLNLAEKLATITPGNLTKVSFCSSGSEAVETGMKIARQYHVLNGEPRRHKVITRRGSYHGATWGCMSVTGVYRNVFSYFEPMVPMAIRVAHPYCYRCSYGLRYPHCDLQCAREIERVIVNESPDNISAVLGEPISHSCYVAVPPPEYWPMVRSICDKYGVLLVNDCVLTGFGRTGKWFACEHWDYVPDVICFAKGITSGYTPAGGAITTSEIAEKVESGPHIGLVNINTWGGNAPSAAGALANIAILEREQLIENSAKMGEYLLEGLRDRLLKYPIVGDVRGMGLMVGIETVADRKTKAFFEPEVKIVDRTFKKLEDNGLLCREFESTILLTPPLCISKSDIDEIITILDKIIAELALDLGY